DNA from Triticum aestivum cultivar Chinese Spring chromosome 7D, IWGSC CS RefSeq v2.1, whole genome shotgun sequence:
aatcacatggcgatctgaactatattattgactctagcgcaagtgggaggctgaaggaaatatgccctagaggcaataataaagttgttatttatatttccttatatcatgataaatgtttattattcatgctagaattgtattaaccggaaacttagtacatgtgtgaatacatagacaaacagagtgtcactagtatgcctctacttgactagctcgttgaatcaaagatggttatgtttcctaaccatagacattagttgtcatttgattaacgggatcacatcattggagaatgatgtgattgacttgaaccattccgttagcttaacatttgatcgtttagtatattgctattgctttcttcatgacttatacatgttcctatgactatgagattatgcaactcccgaataccggagtaacactttgtgtgctaccaaacgtcacaacgtaattgggtgattataaaggtgctctacaggtgtctccgatggtacttgttgagttggcatagatcgagattaggatttgtcactccgattgtcggagaggtatctttgggccctctcggtaatgcacctcactataagccttgcaagcaatgtgacaaatgagttagttgcgggatgatgcaatacggaacgagtaaagagacttgtcggtaacgagattgaactaggtatagtgatatcgacgatcgaatctcgtgcaagtaacataccgatgacaaagggaacaacgtatatcgttatgcggttcgaccgataaagatcttcgtagaatatgtaggagccaatatgggcatccaggttccgctattggttattgaccagagaggtgtctcggtcatgtctacatagttctcgaacccgtagggtccacacgcttaacgttcgttgacgatatagtattatatgagttatgtatgtatgttggcaaccgaatgttgttcggagtcccggataagatcacggacatgacgaggaactccggaatggtccggagataaatattgatatatgggataatagtgtttggtctccggaagggttccggaattcaccggaagaggttccggatgtttcccgaaatgtttgggtatgagaacactttatttgggccaaaggggaaagcccacaaggtttttggaaagtgcaaaaggaagttttgcggagtccaggggccagatgcaagggtccctggcgtctgggtctagacgccgggaaccctggcgtctggccctggagtccgagaaggactcttgcctttcgggtgaaaccgactttgtggaggcttttactccaagtttcgaacccagggctcaacatataaatagaggggcagggctagcacccaagacagatcaagaaacaccaaaccgtgtgccggcaaccccgtcccctctagtttatcctccgtcatagttttcgtagtgcttaggcgaagccctgcggagattgttcttcaccaacaccgtcaccacgccgtcgtgctgccagaactcatccactacttcgcccctcttgctggatcaagaaggcgaggacgtcatcgagctgaacgtgtgctgaacgcggaggtgccgtacgttcagtacttgatcgggacggatcgtgaaggtgtatgactacatcaaccgcgttgataaacgcttccacttacggtctacgagggtacgtagacaacactctcccctctcgttgctatgcatcaccatgatcttgcgtgtgcgtaggaaatttttgaaattactacgttcccaacagccACCCCCTCCAGCCCCCACTCCCTTTGCCGCCACTAGAGGTACTCCAGCCTAGGAGGCTGCCGATGAAGGTGGCAGCGAGGCTCCCCGTCGCTTCGTCCCTTGGCGAAGGACCCTGgaccccggggcggcggccccggacggCGAGGCGGCGCCACCTTTGCAGCTGGTGGCGTGCGCGGGATGCGGCGGACGGCCTCCTCAGCAGCTTGGGCAGCGAGGAGCCGGCAGGAGGTGGTCGTGGCGTGGGCTTCTTCCACTCCAGATCTGAAGGTCGTGCTTCTCTCCTCCTATGCTCCACTCCCCCCTCTGGCGGTGTCCGATCTGTGGCTTTGGCTATCAGATCCGGTGTTGGCAGGGTGATAGATGTATAGGACTGCGTCTGGGGTAATCCCTTGGCCGGTTCTCCGGccacggcggcgacggcgcgtgTGCGCGTGGTTTTTCTCCCTGGAGGCGCCGCTGAGGACCTGTTCTTTCCACCCCCGTCCCAGATCCCGGGTGAAAGCCCAAAACCCGTCCcgggttgggcggcggcggcgccctgcGCGTCGTTATCTCCTTGATGACGCCGCCTAGGGCTCTCTGGTTCTTCGGGAGAGTGGTTATGAGGTTGGAGAGCGCTCGTCGGCGGCGAGCCCAAGGGGTGATTTTTTGTGTAGGGTGTGTGTTCCGGCAGGTGTACGCCTTGACGGAGCGATGCTCTGCGGCGGCAAGGTCGTGGTGTGTCATGGTGGCTCTGCTCCTGAGCCGGGTTGGAGGGGGATAGGGTTCCTCTTCCTGTTGACAGCTCCACGACGCGCACCGCAGAAGCGTCTTCCCTTGTGCGGACACTGGAGCGGCACCTGGTGCTTCCAACTCTCGCCCCTGGTGCTCTGCAGTGCTTCTTCGACGATCCTCCCAGCAGCTTTCCTTCTGTTTCTCCGTGTCCAAGGAATGTGGCAGTGCAGCGGATGTGGTGTGTCTTTGTTGTGGCGAGGACCGATTGTTTTCTTGCTCTGGTGTGTCGGCCGACGCCTGCTCTAGTTCTCGGGTGAGCTCCCAACGATCCGATGGTGCGGCGCCTTCGAGCCTAGGCGAGAGGATAGGGTTCCTCTTCGGCGTTGGAAGACAGGTGCTCGTTTTGTCCGATGCTCCATGGTCAGGAGACCCTCGGTGCCTCCATGCTACTGACTGATCCTCGATGCTTCTTTGTTTTCCTGTCTTTGGTCCCGGGGTGCAGCGGGCTTCGACATTACTTGCAGGATTTTCTCGTGTATTTTCTTGGTGTGCGGTAGTGTGCATTGCGTTGTAAGCTGCTCAGTCAGCTCCCATGTATCTTTCGGTTGCTCATGCTTGGTGGCCttgtgtaatcctggccggttgatggctttgttaattcaaagccggactCTTCTTCATTCTAAAAAAAAGTAGTACTACAGTTGGTTGCTAACAGAAACTATACCAGCAGGCTAGATTTAAGAAATACCACTCATTTCGTAATAACAGTTTACCATCAAAACACGTAGGGCTCCAGTACGCGCAATAAAAGCTCAGCACGACCCAATAGACTCTCCCAAGTCAGCTTGTATTATCGCAGCGCAAGCACACATGTGTGGTCTGCAGATCGCATGGTTGACGGGCCGCTTGTTCTTAAGCAGCGTACATTCACCGGTTATTATTAGAGTTTGGCAAAACCTTTCATAGATGAACCAAAGCATTAGTTACATACCGTGGCGGATTCAGGAATTAAACTTAGCCGGGGCGAAACATTGAAGGAATAAAAATTTTGATTGACGAATGCAAGTCCGCTGAACCAAATctcataaaattcaaatatgaagctAGATGCACTCGAAAATTTACATGACCAATGATTCAGAACAGTTCAAGATTCTCGAGAACTAGGTTGTGACCACCAAAAATCACAAAATATAACATAAACGTCACACATAACTACTAACTTGGACTCCCGCTGCTCGAATAATTCATTCCATGGCCCAAAATGTCCAACTCCATGACTAATATATACCTACAACAGGTGAACAAGCTGATATCAATACATGTATTGGAACAAGCAAGCAAATAGATTGAAACAGATAACAAAAGTATTTACCCTAAGTCGTAAGTATACGGGGATGGTTGGGTAGATGGCCTCTACGGTCTCTCAAGCTGTGAAAATGTTCTATGATCTTCTTGTCATCAATTCCAGCAAATATATCTCGCTCTACATAGCATATCATCATATCATTCAACCAATCATCAGATATCTTATTTCTCAAATCTGTCTTAATGATATTCATGGCTGAGAAAACTCTTTCAACAGATGTTGTCGCTACTGGCAAAGTCAAAGCAAGTGTGATGAGTCGGTAAACCAAAGGAATGTGTAAATGTTCCTCAGTTTCAaccaacttgagagcaagattagCGAGACTACCACAACTGCAAAAAACATCAGACCTTTTCATCATATCAATGTATATCTTGAGCTGACCATCCAAATGATATTGTTCTTCTGGATCGAACTCGACTGAGTACATAGATGCAAGCTCAAGTAGGTTCTCATGATTAAATCTGCTAAATGAGTCTCTAGGATCTAGACTAGCAATGCATATcaatgtgacacccccgatttgaccgtacactaatcatgcacgcgaatgtgtatgatcaagatcagagactcacgggaagatatcacaacacaactctacaacataaataagtcatacaagcatcataatacaagccaggggcctcgagggctcgaatacaagtgctcgatcatagacgagtcagcggaagcaacaatatctgagtacagacataagttaaacaagttttccttaagaaggctagcacaaaagtagcaacgatcgaaaaggcaaggcctcctgcctgggacctcctaactactcctcgaagccgaactccacgtagaatcatcctcgggatctctagctcctggactccagcatctggttgcgacgatcaggtatagaaaggggaaaagagggagaaaagcaaccgtgagtactcatccaaagtactcgcaagcaaggagcttcactacatatgcatgggtatatgtgtaaagggccatatcagtggactgaactgcagaatgccagaataagagggggatagctaatcctgtcgaagactacgcttctggccacctccatcttgcaacatgtagaagagagtagattgaactcctccaagtagcatcgtatagcataatcctacccggcgatcccctcctcgtcgccctgttagagggcgatcaccgggttgtatctggcacttggaagggtgtattttattaagtatccggttctagttgtcataaggtcaaggtacaactccgggtcgtccttttaccgagggacacggctattcgaatagataaacttccctgcaggggtgcaccacataacccaacacgctcgatcccatttggccagaaacactttcctgggtcatacccggcctcgtaagatcaacacgtcgcagccccacctaggctcaacagagaggtcagcacaccggtctaaaccctatgcgcgcaggagtctgggcccatcgcccattgcacacctgcacgttgcgagggtggccggaagcagacctagcctagcaggcgttccagtccaatccggcgcgcgccgctccgtcgctgacgtcaaaaagagcttcggctgataccacgacgtcgggatacccataactactcccgcgtagatggttagtgcgtatagaccaaatggccaaactcagatcaaatacccagaactcgttaagcgtgttatttgaagtaaccgcgaacgccgaccagggccaggcccatctctctcctgggtggtctcaacctgccctgtcgcttcgccacaaagtaacagtcgggggccgtcaggaacccaggcccacctctaccgggatggagccacctgtcctttcagccccctcatcagaatcacttgcgggtactcaacgagccgacccgactttagtcaccacatgtgacatgtatataatgtatatagtatatacccgtgatcacctcccgaagtgatcacaacctagtagtatagcatggcagacggacaagagtgtagggccactgatggaacactagcatcctatactaagcagtaggatagcaggtaagggtaacaactgtagcaacaatgacaggttatgcatcaggataggattaacggaaagcagtaacatgctacactactctaatgcaagcagtagagagtagagtaggcgatatctggtgatcaaggggggggggcttgcctggttgctctggcaaggaggggtcgtcaactccgtagtcgaactggggtcgccggcagtctcggggtctaccggaaagaagtaacggagggggaacacaataaataacaaagcaatcaaggcatcacaaagcgtaacatggcaatacggggtgctaggtgtgccctaacgcggtagtaggtgataccgacgaagggggaaacatccgggaaagtatccccgatgtttcgcattttcggacagatgaaacggagggggaaagttgcgagtccgatatgttagggatgtgtggcggacgaacgggctgcgtatccggattcgtctcgtcgttctgagcaattttcatgtacaaagtttttccatccgagctacggtttattttatattaatttttaaagatttaaatcatttttagaatttaattaattaatttaatttgaaatttaattaatgcatcagcatgacatcagcggtcaacgttgaccgttgacctggtcaacctgacaggtgggtcccacctgtcaggggctgttagctaattaacagtagttaatgaggttaattagttattaggttaattaatcttaattagttaatattaataggattaattatgttaattaattatctttattatttatttatttatttatttttattaatttaattttttttaaatcattttcatttttttattaaaacgtttagggggcggggcccagctgtcatagGCCCTTGGGGCCATAGCGGGCGTGGGCGAACGGGCAACGGGCGCCAGCACCCGTGCAGAACCAGGAGCGCTGGGCGCGGCGATGCAAGCCGGCGTGGCCGGACGGAGCGGGGGTGCCGCGGCGGAGGTGGTGGCTGAACAGGGCGGCAGCGGAAAGGAGAGAGCCCGGGGtgggcgccggagttggccgccGGCGCGGTGATGGCCCGCGGGGCCAGAGGCGGAGGCGGGGCACAGGCAGCGGCGGGCTGCAACAGGACGAGCGCGCGCGGGCGGCACACCGCGGGGTTGGTCGGGTGCGGCTGTCCGCNNNNNNNNNNNNNNNNNNNNNNNNNNNNNNNNNNNNNNNNNNNNNNNNNNNNNNNNNNNNNNNNNNNNNNNNNNNNNNNNNNNNNNNNNNNNNNNNNNNNNNNNNNNNNNNNNNNNNNNNNNNNNNNNNNNNNNNNNNNNNNNNNNNNNNNNNNNNNNNNNNNNNNNNNNNNNNNNNNNNNNNNNNNNNNNNNNNNNNNNNNNNNNNNNNNNNNNNNNNNNNNNNNNNNNNNNNNNNNNNNNNNNNNNNNNNNNNNNNNNNNNNNNNNNNNNNNNNNNNNNNNNNNNNNNNNNNNNNNNNNNNNNNNNNNNNNNNNNNNNNNNNNNNNNNNNNNNNNNNNNNNNNNNNNNNNNNNNNNNNNNNNNNNNNNNNNNNNNNNNNNNNNNNNNNNNNNNNNNNNNNNNNNNNNNNNNNNNNNNNNNNNNNNNNNNNNNNNNNNNNNNNNNNNNNNNNNNNNNNNNNNNNNNNNNNNNNNNNNNNNNNNNNNNNNNNNNNNNNNNNNNNNNNNNNNNNNNNNNNNNNNNNNNNNNNNNNNNNNNNNNNNNNNNNNNNNNNNNNNNNNNNNNNNNNNNNNNNNNNNNNNNNNNNNNNNNNNNNNNNNNNNNNNNNNNNNNNNNNNNNNNNNNNNNNNNCGGGATCGACGATGGGGTCGGGGGGGGGTCGTTGCCTTGATCCAGAGGGAGTCGGGGGAGGCAGAGAGAAGAGTGGGGAGTCGTGGGGGAAGTGGGGAGGAGatggctagggttcggtcgccccagggggctGTAGGCGCTGGCTGGGCTGGTTCGACCGGGCCGGCggaagtggccagctgggccggttggcccagttgggccagggggcacttttccttctttttttgttttattagtTTACTATTATATTTTCTATataattttgttttataaaatatacaaaTATTACCTAAATTATTGTTCCAAAATACCtcaatgccacaaaaagtttggtgagtaaataaaatagtttagtaatttattaattgtaaaaggcatttaattaattatttttgctactgttttaattattttagggcctttaaacattATATAAAAGTGTGGCTCCTCCACCATaaatacctatgcattatttggcacaacccaaacattttagttttaatgtttgaaaacttttaccgtttgctTTCAACTCAATTTGAAAttaaatcgttttgaactaacgcgagattagcaacagtaatcaaggtgacgtggcatcattagcagggttttactgtagcctaattatccaggcgtcacaatcaATAACCTTGTTGAAGTTTCACTGAACCGGTTATTCATCTTAGATATGTTTCTGTCAAGAACCTCATTGAATATTTCAACTTTGTAGTGATGGAAGCAACTAACTATTTTGCGGGAACTCCTTGGGTAACCACTTGCTGGTATATTCTCATCCATACTAGGGAGTGGTATCTCCCTTTTAATACAAAACAAAGTGGCAGCCGCCAAAAGTGCCTCCCATCCGTCATCCCTTAGCTGTTGCAATAAACTTTTAACACACACAATCATGTTCATTGCACTTACTATGTTTTAACAGCAAGGATACCCTTCACAACAGCCACAATCACTAATTGAAGCTGATGGGCAAAACAGTGAACATAAAACGTATGTGGATTTTCATCTAGCACTAGTTTTTTTAAGCCATTTAGTTGCCCACGCATATTTGAGGCACCATCAAAACCTTGCCCTCTCAATCTAGACATGGATAATCCATGGGTAGCAAACACTTCATCCAAGGATCTTTTGAGAGAAGCGGATGTGGTGTTCACTACATGCTTGACAGCAAGTAACCTTTCCAAAATATCTCCCTTTATGTTCAAAAACCTGATAATGACAACCATTTGTTCTCTAACGGATGCATCACAAGACTCATCAAGAAGTAGAGAGAAATGACTATGCCCAAGCTCATTCATGATTACTTAGGTGGTCTTTTCTGCGCAAGCTTGTACCATTCGCTTCTGGATTTCATGACAAGTCATTTGATGATTCCCAGTAGCATTGTCATTGAGTACATCAGCTGCAGCTTTGCATCTTATAGCATACCAATCCAACAACTCACGAAAATTATCCTTGTTTCTTGACGTCTTTTACTCATCGTGGCCACGGAAGGCAAGTCCTTGCCTAAGAAGATACCTCACAACACCCATAATAGCCATTAAACGACCTTGGTATTCAAGATGTGACCTCTCAGTTTTAGTCATTGCATATGCCACACTTTGTTTCTGGTTCTTGAAATCTGTACAATGTCTTCTAGCATTGTTGTGAGCACTCTTTGTCGAACCTACATGAAGCCTGAAATATTCCATCGCTTTCTTCCAGTTTTTATACCCATCCATGAACAGGAGCTTGAAATTCATTACATGGTGGAGTTCCAAAATAAGCAGCAATTGGCTTCATCTTTTTAAAGATTCCCTACATTACAAAATCACCATGTCAAGTACTGACGCTGTTCAATAATTGGCTAGAAATTGAAGGAACGGGAGCTTGAGATTCATTAGCAAAGAATGGATTGGACTATTTACCTGCTGGTTGCGCTTGCTGATTTTGCAAACAGCAGTTGCGCGTTTGCATGAGCTCGATCTCGATccactgccgccgctgcctcctcccATATGGGCCACGCTCGGCACCGCTGCTTCTTTCCGTTCGCCCATACGTGGACCGGCGAACGGCGGATGTGGATCAGGTGCCGTGACCCTAGGAGACTTCAGTTGCAAGCCTGCAACCCGGAGTCCGACTTCCCCCAATGGTGCAAAAAGCGTTACCAAACTGGGGCAGAAGAgcaaaatctctactcctaatgtctcagttggtagtctctgtTTCACGGTTAATTTTGTTTCACCTTCTCTGTTTTTTTTTCcgtcctccctcccacctcccaattCCCCCGCAGTAACGATCCCACCTCCCAGTTTCGTCGGTTTTTTTTCATCAGGTTCCTTTTCGTGCCAGAAGGACCGTTTCCTGCCGAGCCTTTTGTCAATCCTCCCACCCCACGTCCTACCTCTCCACCTATTTCCCTTAAAATATGCGCCCCTCCCCGTACGTTGATTTGTTACACCAGCAGCCAGTTTGGCAAGTCAAGATTCAATCACCATAAGTTAATTTCCTTTTTACAACCTATTCCATGAATCACGCCGTAATCACTGGGCGGGATCAACGAGACCAGTGTGTACACCGGAATCACACCGTAATCACCATAAGTTATGTCTCAGACCACGGGATATACCAAAAGAACTGCAAGGCCGAGGAGCAGATAAGTGTACGCCTGCAAGGAAGACGTCGGACGAGATCAATGAGACCACTAGACAATGCGATCCGCAAAGCCGAGGACCAGGTCGTGCGCCACCGCAGGGACATGATCGCCGGCGCCTGTCCCTGGTACCCCTGCAAGGAGGACGCGATGCTCCAGGCCCTCGAAATCGAGATGGCTCCCCTCCCTTTCATGACGCCTCCAGGTCCGAGAAATTGTCCCGCGTGCTATTTTAGTTCTCCAGATCTGAAGCCCCAAGTATGAGCCATGTCGATGACACAACACATTGATGGTAGCCGATATGGTTTCGACCCACAAAGGAAATGGCGCTTGTGAGGGTAGCAACCAAGGTGCTTCGGGCCAGCGAGCAGAACGCCGAGATCGTCGTCTCCAAATTCCCCAAGGTGAAGCGCGTCTCCTTCTCTCTCCTCTGCAATCTCCAGATAATTAAATTAAGGAAATCACTTGAAAACAACCGGATGATTTATCACGGACATAAACGGCTCGCCACGCTCGACACGTGTCCCGGGCCCATCCACCGCCTCCCCTCCAGCGCCACGACCTTATCTCTTTGCGTCATCTCTCCACCACACATCTCCTTCCCCATCTCTGTTTGCCCCCGCTTGAGACAGGAGCTCCCATGgcatcgccgccccgcgccgctgctGTGAACCAGAGAGGAGCAGCAGCGCGCACCACCAGCTGCATCCTTGCCGCAAACGAAGGCGCTGAAGCCCCGCATGCACCGCCATGGCGCTGCAACCTCGCGCTGGGCGACGCTCGGCGCTCGGCTGCGACGCAACACTCAGGCCGGAGGGCGGCCGCTCGTTTTTGTGCTGCCGGCGATGCGGTACGGCGCTCGTCGGCGACCGTCGGTGCTGCAACGCAGCAACGCGTCCACGGCCGCGGGCTGCGACGCAACAACTCGTCCACGGCCGTCGTGCTGCGTTGGAACCGTGGTCGGTGCTGCGATGCAACCTCGGCGTCTATTGGTGCTACAATCGTCGGCGGCGGAGCTGCAATGGAGCGCTCGCCGGTGCCTCCCCTGTGCTTCGATGCGGCGCACATGCGACGAGTTTCCCGGGCCACCAATGGCTCGATGCAGCGTCTCCGGCGGGGTGGCGTAGCTGCAGTGCAACGGCGTGATGCTGTGTGCCGGACCGGCGGAGCTACAGTTCAACACTCCGGTGGGTGGGCGGAGCTGCAGTGCAACGGCGTGGTGCTGCGCGCCGGAGCGGTGGAGCTGCAGTTCAACATTCCGGTGAGCGGGCGGAGCTGCAATGCAACGGGGCGTGATGATGCGTGCAGGGCGGTGGAGCTGCAATGCACGTGGGCGCCACTGCAACATGCGGAACTTGTCGGCGGCGGAGCTGCAACACAACATGGGCGCGGCTAAGACACGTGGATCTTGCCAGCGGCGGAGCTGCGATGCTATGCGTGTGGAGCCACGACCTGCTGATCTCGCCGGCGACCGAAGCTGTAGTGCAACGAGCTGTTTTGTTATGGGGAAGATGACAGGTTGTTGTGGCGGCTGCTGCAAGGCGACAATGGTGCATGGCCGGTGCAGCTACACGAGAGTGGGAGGACCGGGGCGTTGATGACGAGCTGCGGACGACGGAGTCAATTTCGGGCTGAGAAAGTGGAAGGATGCACCTAGCACAGCTGGCTTAATCAGACGGCTGAGCAGCTCTCATCAAACGGCTAGTAAGGCGGTTTACAGTTTGGCTCCTGTCAGCCGGATGACGCCTAGCACCGGCCTTAAATTAAGGCACTTCTGATTTCTAACGTGATTTATCCTAATCTCTATTATGGTAACAACATATCAGAATCTAGCAAATATCATCGCTGACCTCAGGAATGATGTTGTCCAGTGTCTTACCAAAAATCCCAGCTCCTAGCTGCTCATTGCATTGCCATGTTTATGAACCAGGAGGCACTGAAGCAGCCCACATGCAGCACGTGGTAAACCTTATCTCTTGTTCAGTTCTTCTATTTGAGATTTAGGAATCGACCATGGATGGATTTATTCCCGGCTCTGCCCTGAGACCTGCTGCTCTGCATGGCGTGTGTTGTGTTTTTTTTTCATGCTCAAGTGGATATGCTATATGTATTTGACTATTTCAGGTCACCACAGGCTCTTACACACACTGATTCTATTTCTTGCATACATGTTGGTGATCCTTCTCATTGGCTCACTTCAGTGTCTTGTTTAAATGTGTGCAATGCAAACAATCTAGAGCTGGAAAATAATGCTTTGGTATATTACCAATTTATTGTGGGTTGCAGGTAATGAGTGGTTTAGTAGAAATATTCACTGATGTTGAAGTTTCATCAGGGACTTCTATCTTGCTTAGAACAATGCATCTATTAAATAGATaggtgcatttggacgacgtataCATACAATGCATTGGAGTAATGAAATACTTCCTTCTCCATTCATTTAAATGCATCTTCTTATTAAGCTTTTTAGTGCGACATTGCTTATCTCATTTGGAAGAATTTCCAACGGCTCAACGAAAGTGAGTACTAGGAATGGTGTGCTTTCTGCTATATCGTGGCCTGGAGCTCAGCGTCGGTGCCCCAGGGTCCAGAGTAAGCAGTGAGCTCTCGCCGCGGCCGGGCACGGTGCTCCGTTGATTGGCGCACATCCGCCCAGCGGCCATTTGGGGCCAGCTAGCCCGGTGGCAGTGGTTGACTGCATGACCGAGGATGGCCAGATGGGTGGGCTGGAGGAAGGAGAAGACTTGGGGATATTTTTTAGACTGACATGTAGGTCTAATATGTCATAACGCCTAACATGCCGGTCAACTGTAACGAAGTTGACAATTGTGTCATCAACATTGACAAGTGGGCCATCCCTGTCATAATCAGGTTTAATTTTGCCTAATGAGTCATTATAGCTTTTTGCAAAAAAACAAGTAGTCATAGATTGAAAGTTTTCAGGACAAATTTCTAAAGTAGTAGTTTTTCCGAATGGACCATCGCATTGTGGTAGTTTTCTGTTAAATACTCTAAATTTCATGCCACCCAATATGTTAGATATTATTAACACTGGACCACCAAATGTGTAcgttcccgttgcaacgcacgtgcatctGCAGTGCCACTCCTGGGGCATGCCTCTCCGGCGACATTGCCGGCGTACACAACATACCTTACTACACAGGGATTTCATCTCTGAACTAAATATTACGTCAGAACTGAATATTACGTCCGAAGACTGAAACATTCAGAAAGCTT
Protein-coding regions in this window:
- the LOC123168253 gene encoding uncharacterized protein codes for the protein MASPPRAAAVNQRGAAARTTSCILAANARRSAATQHSGRRAAARFCAAGDAVRRSSATVGAATQQRVHGRGLRRNNSSTAVVLRWNRGRCCDATSASIGATIVGGGAAMERSPVPPLCFDAAHMRRVSRATNGSMQRLRRGGVAAVQRRDAVCRTGGATVQHSGGWAELQCNGVVLRAGAVELQFNIPVSGRSCNATGRDDACRAVELQCTWAPLQHAELVGGGAATQHGRG